The following proteins come from a genomic window of Gordonia westfalica:
- a CDS encoding GAF domain-containing protein, with product MTDAAAVATRIRRAYEEFLSGVTPPSDAVRSIVRDSWARSLSRGIDPSDVNPADGLPTGESVPIMTADEFAEYRATHPITAVRPLVQSLMVDAIADTGVVVALTDQVGRLLWVEGDSAARDKAGHINFVEGSIWSEEAVGTNAPGLALAVDRGVQIVGPEHFAGPVQEWSCAAAPVHDPFTGHVIGVIDVTGGREVAAPFALAAVRSVVAAVERELQSSAVDLADPSTFRPGVSRTSAAYLTVLGDGPHRWRRTADATSARTVSPRHAEILVLLQAFPEGLNTEQLALKLAEEGLDPVSVRAEISRLRRDLGADVLTSRPYRLTLDISSDIEEIRTRIETGTDLAAVVDDLGRGGLLFESTAPGIVEIFEELREDLRSRLIAGGDVAALRKWTSSVHGRDDLGAWRRLEHRLPVGHPDRPVVGGRIRLLDKRYGV from the coding sequence ATGACTGACGCGGCTGCGGTGGCGACACGCATCCGCCGTGCTTACGAGGAGTTCCTCTCCGGTGTCACGCCTCCGTCGGATGCGGTCCGCTCGATCGTCCGTGATTCGTGGGCCCGGTCGTTGAGCCGCGGCATCGACCCCAGCGACGTCAACCCGGCCGACGGCCTGCCGACCGGCGAGTCGGTGCCGATCATGACGGCCGACGAGTTCGCCGAATACCGGGCGACACATCCGATCACCGCGGTCCGGCCGCTGGTGCAGTCGTTGATGGTCGACGCGATCGCCGACACCGGCGTCGTCGTCGCCCTGACCGATCAGGTCGGACGGTTGCTGTGGGTCGAGGGTGACTCCGCGGCCCGCGACAAGGCCGGCCACATCAACTTCGTCGAGGGCTCGATCTGGAGCGAAGAGGCAGTCGGGACCAATGCCCCCGGTCTCGCGCTGGCCGTCGATCGCGGGGTGCAGATCGTCGGACCCGAACACTTCGCCGGCCCGGTTCAGGAATGGAGCTGCGCGGCAGCACCGGTGCACGACCCGTTCACCGGTCACGTCATCGGCGTGATCGACGTGACCGGCGGACGCGAGGTCGCGGCGCCGTTCGCCCTGGCCGCGGTGCGGTCGGTGGTCGCCGCGGTGGAGCGCGAACTCCAGTCGAGCGCCGTCGATCTCGCCGACCCGTCGACCTTCCGCCCGGGTGTCTCGCGGACGAGCGCCGCATACCTCACCGTCCTCGGCGACGGTCCGCATCGGTGGCGTCGCACCGCGGATGCGACGAGTGCGCGCACCGTGTCACCCCGTCACGCGGAGATCCTGGTTCTGCTGCAAGCGTTTCCGGAAGGCCTCAACACCGAGCAACTCGCGCTGAAGCTGGCCGAGGAAGGCCTCGACCCGGTGAGCGTGCGGGCCGAGATCTCCCGGCTACGGCGCGATCTCGGCGCCGACGTCCTCACGAGCCGCCCCTACCGTCTCACCCTCGACATCTCCTCCGACATCGAGGAGATCCGAACACGCATCGAGACCGGCACCGATCTGGCAGCGGTGGTCGACGACCTCGGCCGCGGTGGGCTGCTGTTCGAGTCGACGGCGCCGGGCATCGTCGAGATCTTCGAGGAACTGCGTGAGGACCTGCGGTCCCGGCTCATCGCCGGCGGCGACGTCGCGGCCTTGCGCAAGTGGACGTCGTCGGTCCATGGTCGCGACGACCTGGGCGCCTGGCGTCGCCTTGAGCACCGGCTGCCCGTCGGGCATCCCGACCGCCCCGTCGTCGGCGGGCGCATCAGGTTGCTGGACAAGCGCTACGGCGTGTGA
- a CDS encoding helix-turn-helix domain-containing protein, translating to MKPDNSGSTRLDDVERAHLVDPADASYRIGRWGPSPDLDEMMRRFWVPVWSVPPGAEAPQRVLQYPVCLLVISNTYARFYGVVTGLSETVLTGDGWAVGVMFTPGAGGLLVDDVAQWTDRFDELSVVFGESGEGLARSVRAVMERAPEDEETQRAATDIVEEWLRGYLPMDDDGRLVNAIVEWVENDSTVVAVAQICERFHVTERSLQRLTRRRLGLTPKWLIQRRRLQEAAELLREPDETLAELAARLSYADEAHFVRDFKAVTGMTPREFSARFA from the coding sequence ATGAAACCCGACAACTCGGGATCGACGCGACTCGACGACGTCGAACGCGCTCACCTCGTCGACCCGGCGGACGCGAGCTACCGCATCGGCCGATGGGGGCCGAGTCCGGACCTCGACGAGATGATGCGCCGGTTCTGGGTGCCCGTCTGGTCGGTCCCGCCCGGGGCCGAGGCGCCGCAACGCGTGCTGCAGTATCCGGTCTGCCTGCTCGTGATCAGCAACACCTACGCCCGTTTCTACGGAGTCGTCACCGGCCTGTCGGAGACGGTGCTGACCGGTGACGGCTGGGCGGTCGGCGTGATGTTCACCCCGGGTGCCGGCGGGTTGCTGGTGGACGACGTCGCGCAGTGGACCGACCGGTTCGACGAGCTGTCGGTGGTCTTCGGCGAGTCCGGCGAAGGTCTCGCACGGTCGGTACGCGCGGTGATGGAACGCGCGCCCGAGGACGAGGAAACCCAGCGCGCCGCCACCGACATCGTCGAGGAATGGTTGCGCGGATATCTCCCGATGGATGATGACGGCCGGCTCGTCAACGCGATCGTGGAGTGGGTCGAGAACGATTCGACGGTGGTGGCGGTCGCGCAGATCTGTGAGCGGTTCCACGTCACCGAACGCAGCCTCCAGCGGCTCACCCGACGCCGGTTGGGCCTCACACCCAAGTGGCTGATCCAGCGCCGACGCCTGCAGGAGGCAGCCGAACTCCTTCGCGAACCCGACGAGACACTGGCCGAACTGGCCGCCCGACTCTCCTACGCCGACGAAGCCCATTTCGTCCGTGACTTCAAGGCCGTCACCGGGATGACGCCGAGGGAGTTCTCCGCAAGGTTCGCCTGA
- a CDS encoding maleylpyruvate isomerase family mycothiol-dependent enzyme, which translates to MTTNTDNSPLLTRYNSYADGFGDVLATLTAEAWSNPSPCDGWTARDVVAHVVDTQRDFFTRHDVDLGPAPSFDDPVAAWRAHRDAVSARLADPTIADRAFDGHFGPTTIGETLVRFYGFDMIAHRWDIAAAAGLDHRFTDDQLTEMETAADGFGDALYSEGVCERVDVPAGADRQTTLLARLGRRA; encoded by the coding sequence ATGACCACCAACACTGACAATTCACCACTGCTGACCCGCTACAACTCCTACGCCGACGGTTTCGGCGACGTCCTCGCGACGCTGACCGCCGAGGCCTGGTCCAACCCGTCGCCGTGTGACGGCTGGACCGCCCGCGACGTCGTCGCGCACGTCGTCGACACCCAGCGCGACTTCTTCACCCGGCACGACGTCGACCTGGGTCCGGCCCCGTCGTTCGACGACCCGGTGGCGGCCTGGCGTGCTCATCGGGACGCCGTCTCCGCGCGTCTCGCCGACCCGACCATCGCCGACCGCGCCTTCGACGGCCATTTCGGTCCGACGACCATCGGTGAAACCCTGGTCCGCTTCTACGGTTTCGACATGATCGCCCACCGGTGGGACATCGCCGCGGCCGCCGGCCTCGACCACCGCTTCACCGACGACCAGCTCACCGAGATGGAGACCGCAGCCGACGGCTTCGGGGACGCTCTCTACTCCGAAGGGGTCTGTGAACGCGTCGACGTCCCGGCCGGCGCCGATCGCCAGACGACGCTGCTCGCCCGGCTGGGCCGGCGGGCCTGA
- a CDS encoding YccF domain-containing protein: MKTILNVIWLLLCGLWMAIGYVVAGIICCILIITIPFGIASFRMANYALWPFGRTVVRKPTAGAASMIGNIIWLIVAGIWLALGHIATGLALCITIIGIPLGIASFKMVPVSLLPLGAEIVPTDQQMPGGAPTRI, translated from the coding sequence ATGAAGACCATCCTCAACGTCATCTGGCTGCTGCTGTGCGGTCTGTGGATGGCGATCGGCTACGTCGTCGCCGGCATCATCTGCTGCATCCTGATCATCACCATCCCGTTCGGTATCGCGTCGTTCCGGATGGCCAACTACGCACTCTGGCCGTTCGGCCGCACCGTCGTCCGCAAACCGACTGCCGGCGCGGCGTCGATGATCGGCAACATCATCTGGCTCATCGTCGCCGGGATCTGGCTGGCCCTCGGCCACATCGCCACCGGCCTCGCCCTCTGCATCACCATCATCGGCATTCCCCTCGGCATCGCCAGCTTCAAGATGGTGCCGGTGTCGCTGCTGCCCCTGGGCGCCGAGATCGTCCCCACCGACCAGCAGATGCCCGGCGGCGCGCCGACCCGGATCTGA
- a CDS encoding NAD(P)/FAD-dependent oxidoreductase, which produces MTLKTGPDRAPQSIAVIGSGVAGLTAAHVVSRHARVTLFEADSRLGGHAHTHLLDLPTGPLAVDSGFIVHNDRTYPTLLRLFDELDIATLDTDMSMSVSSKLTGLEYAGALGVTGLFPTARNLTRPRYLRMLGEVVRFHRAARRVLDDPGADEPLARFVAREGFSDNFRDNFLLPLVAAVWSCDEQTAADYPARYLFTFLDHHGMLSVFGSPTWRTVVGGSIRYVTAIADALVARGGEIHCGTPVNRVLPTADGVEVTVGDRPAQIFDAVVVATHPHQALSMLAEPTPDQKRILGAIQYLPKLAVLHSDTSLLPRARRAWASWNYQIRDEPTTPSGAGEVAVTYDLTRLMSLPTTAPRMLVTLGRTDLVDPAKVHAAMAYEHPIYTTTSVAAQAELPTIDTDRIAFAGAYHGWGFHEDGAASGVRAAARLGYTWARPEVPA; this is translated from the coding sequence ATGACACTCAAGACCGGCCCCGACCGGGCACCGCAATCGATCGCGGTCATCGGTAGCGGGGTGGCCGGGTTGACCGCGGCCCATGTCGTGTCCCGGCATGCGCGGGTGACACTGTTCGAGGCCGACAGCCGCCTCGGCGGGCACGCACACACCCACCTTCTCGACCTGCCGACGGGTCCGCTCGCCGTGGACTCCGGGTTCATCGTCCACAACGACCGCACCTACCCGACGCTCCTGCGCCTCTTCGACGAACTCGACATCGCCACCCTCGACACCGACATGTCGATGTCGGTGTCCTCGAAGCTCACCGGACTCGAGTACGCGGGGGCACTCGGTGTGACGGGCCTGTTCCCCACGGCTCGCAACCTCACGCGCCCCCGCTATCTGCGCATGCTCGGCGAGGTCGTGCGCTTCCATCGCGCGGCCCGCCGTGTCCTCGACGACCCGGGCGCCGACGAGCCGCTCGCCCGGTTCGTCGCACGCGAGGGCTTCTCGGACAATTTTCGCGACAACTTCCTGCTCCCCCTCGTGGCCGCCGTCTGGTCGTGCGACGAACAGACCGCCGCCGACTACCCGGCGCGGTATCTGTTCACCTTCCTCGACCACCACGGGATGCTCAGCGTGTTCGGCTCCCCCACCTGGCGGACCGTCGTCGGCGGCTCCATCCGGTACGTCACCGCCATCGCCGATGCCCTGGTGGCTCGAGGCGGCGAGATCCACTGTGGCACACCGGTGAACCGGGTGCTCCCCACGGCCGACGGGGTCGAGGTCACCGTGGGAGACCGCCCGGCCCAGATCTTCGACGCCGTGGTCGTCGCGACCCACCCGCACCAGGCGCTGTCGATGTTGGCCGAACCCACACCCGACCAGAAGCGTATCCTCGGTGCGATCCAGTATCTGCCGAAACTGGCTGTCCTGCACTCGGACACCTCCCTGCTCCCCCGCGCCCGACGCGCCTGGGCGTCGTGGAACTACCAGATCCGCGACGAGCCGACGACACCCTCCGGCGCCGGAGAGGTCGCGGTAACTTATGACCTCACCCGTCTGATGAGCCTGCCCACCACCGCCCCGCGCATGCTGGTCACCCTGGGCCGCACCGACCTCGTCGACCCGGCGAAGGTACACGCCGCGATGGCCTACGAGCATCCCATCTACACCACGACCTCCGTTGCGGCACAGGCCGAACTGCCGACGATCGACACCGACCGCATCGCTTTCGCCGGCGCCTACCACGGGTGGGGCTTCCACGAGGACGGCGCCGCGTCGGGCGTGCGCGCCGCGGCCCGCCTCGGCTACACCTGGGCCAGGCCGGAGGTGCCGGCATGA
- a CDS encoding DUF1365 domain-containing protein, which yields MTPPPLPAIVDAEIVHARTTPVRHSFTYRSTTWLVDLDDLPRPPRALRPFARFLADDHFPEPATPGATLRDRLDAHLRGAGVDPPTGRVTALLSPRVAGYVFNPISVFWCHDADGALAYVVAEVHNTYGQRHCYVVRTDERGDARVGKEFYVSPFNPVDGTYRLRLPEPGRHTVFVSVTLDRPGQRPFVATLRGRVRPATAGAVLATQLRTPFAPAVVAARIRRHGIALWLRRLPVVARPEHTRQTTIALEEKVR from the coding sequence ATGACGCCGCCGCCCCTTCCCGCGATCGTCGACGCCGAGATCGTGCACGCGCGCACGACACCGGTCCGGCATTCGTTCACCTACCGCAGTACGACGTGGCTCGTCGACCTCGACGACCTGCCTCGGCCGCCCCGTGCGCTGCGACCCTTCGCACGCTTCCTCGCCGACGACCACTTCCCCGAACCCGCCACTCCCGGTGCGACCCTGCGAGACCGGCTGGACGCGCACCTGCGCGGCGCGGGCGTCGATCCGCCGACCGGCCGCGTCACCGCACTGCTGTCCCCGCGTGTGGCCGGCTACGTGTTCAACCCGATCAGCGTGTTCTGGTGTCATGACGCCGACGGTGCCCTCGCCTACGTCGTCGCCGAGGTCCACAACACCTACGGGCAACGCCACTGCTACGTCGTCCGCACCGACGAGCGCGGCGACGCGCGGGTGGGCAAGGAGTTCTACGTCTCGCCGTTCAACCCGGTCGACGGCACGTATCGGCTGCGGTTGCCCGAGCCGGGCAGGCACACCGTCTTCGTGTCGGTCACGCTCGATCGTCCCGGACAGCGGCCCTTCGTCGCGACGCTGCGGGGCAGGGTGCGGCCCGCGACCGCCGGAGCGGTGCTCGCCACCCAGTTGCGGACCCCGTTCGCACCCGCGGTCGTCGCCGCCCGGATCCGCCGGCACGGCATCGCACTGTGGCTGCGACGGCTCCCCGTCGTCGCACGACCGGAACACACCCGACAGACCACCATCGCGCTCGAGGAGAAGGTTCGATGA
- a CDS encoding class I SAM-dependent methyltransferase — MSIPMQHSGVPDLGPVDAARWPDVASLPAGRTASVRAAAAERLFRRATDRLNIRVEYPDGSLGGLNRTAVQPRMIIRRPDDLWRRIGTGGLIGFGEAFMAGDWTTDDLVGVLVPFAEHAGDLVPRPLQWLRAATLPRHPASEANTTANTRSNIARHYDLSNDLFAAFLDETMTYSSALFEVSGNPPHDVGHPEWSGLAVAQQRKIDRLLDLAGVGPGTRLLEIGTGWGELSLRAAARGASVRSVTLSSEQQELARARIAEAGVADRVQIDLLDYRQVDGTYDAVVSVEMIEAVGEAYWATYFQVIDRVLAPGGRVAIQAITMPHDRLMASRNTYTWIHKYIFPGGQLTSIPGLRQVVRDHSSLRLSGGTAIGPHYAETLRLWRERFLANADEVLRLGFDHTFLRMWQFYLAYSEAGFRAGYLDVHQLVFTRDAGGREAGR; from the coding sequence ATGAGCATCCCGATGCAGCACTCCGGAGTACCCGATCTCGGGCCGGTCGACGCCGCGCGGTGGCCCGACGTGGCCTCCCTGCCGGCCGGACGCACCGCTTCGGTACGCGCGGCGGCCGCCGAGCGCCTCTTCCGGCGCGCGACAGACCGGCTGAACATCCGCGTGGAGTATCCGGACGGGTCTCTAGGCGGCCTGAACCGCACCGCCGTCCAGCCCCGCATGATCATCCGGCGGCCGGATGACCTGTGGCGACGCATCGGTACCGGCGGCCTGATCGGTTTCGGTGAGGCGTTCATGGCCGGGGACTGGACGACCGACGACCTCGTCGGCGTCCTCGTGCCGTTCGCCGAACACGCCGGCGACCTCGTACCCCGGCCGCTTCAGTGGCTGCGCGCGGCGACTCTCCCCAGACATCCTGCGTCGGAGGCGAACACCACCGCCAACACGCGCAGCAACATCGCCCGCCACTACGACCTGTCCAACGATCTGTTCGCTGCGTTCCTCGACGAGACGATGACCTATTCGAGTGCGCTGTTCGAGGTGTCCGGGAACCCTCCGCACGACGTCGGTCACCCGGAGTGGTCCGGGCTCGCCGTCGCACAACAGCGGAAGATCGACCGCCTCCTCGACCTCGCCGGGGTCGGCCCCGGCACCCGACTCCTCGAAATCGGCACCGGCTGGGGCGAACTGAGCCTGCGTGCGGCTGCCCGCGGCGCGTCGGTCCGATCCGTGACCCTCTCGTCGGAACAACAAGAGCTGGCCCGTGCCCGCATCGCGGAGGCCGGGGTGGCCGACCGCGTCCAGATCGATCTGCTCGATTACCGCCAGGTCGACGGCACCTATGACGCGGTCGTCTCGGTGGAGATGATCGAGGCGGTGGGTGAGGCGTACTGGGCCACCTACTTCCAGGTCATCGACCGCGTACTGGCGCCGGGCGGCCGGGTCGCGATCCAGGCCATCACGATGCCCCATGACCGGCTCATGGCATCCCGCAACACCTACACCTGGATTCACAAGTACATCTTCCCGGGCGGTCAGCTCACCTCGATTCCCGGTCTTCGACAGGTGGTTCGGGATCACTCGTCGTTGCGCCTGTCCGGCGGCACCGCCATCGGCCCCCACTACGCGGAGACCCTGCGTCTGTGGCGTGAGCGTTTCCTCGCCAATGCCGACGAGGTCCTCCGGCTGGGATTCGACCACACCTTCCTGCGGATGTGGCAGTTCTACCTCGCCTACTCCGAAGCCGGTTTCCGCGCAGGCTATCTCGACGTCCATCAGCTGGTGTTCACCCGCGATGCGGGCGGCCGAGAGGCCGGCCGATGA
- a CDS encoding DUF1295 domain-containing protein has protein sequence MTGWAGFLTITTASLVFLAVLQTATFAVGHRIGRYNVVDVAWGLGFVGVAWIGVLIGGGDPLRNWLLTILVTVWGLRLTWHMYVKSKGRGEDPRYVDLLERSGGNGLGTIARKIFGIQGVSQWFVSLPLQVSAVSESTGLLPILAPGTLLWIVGVSFEAIGDAQLRKFKADPANKGKIMDRGLWAWTRHPNYFGDSSVWWGLWLIAASAWPGVLTILSPVAMTYFLVYATGARLLEKTMSRRPGYPEYQRRTSYFLPRPPRSRRHADT, from the coding sequence ATGACCGGCTGGGCCGGCTTCCTCACGATCACGACCGCGAGCCTGGTGTTCCTCGCGGTACTCCAGACCGCGACGTTCGCCGTCGGTCACCGGATCGGTCGCTACAACGTGGTCGACGTCGCGTGGGGACTCGGATTCGTCGGCGTCGCCTGGATTGGCGTACTGATCGGTGGCGGAGACCCGCTCCGGAACTGGCTGCTGACCATCCTCGTGACGGTCTGGGGTCTGCGCCTGACCTGGCACATGTACGTGAAATCGAAGGGCCGAGGCGAGGATCCGCGATACGTGGACCTGTTGGAGCGTTCCGGCGGCAACGGCCTCGGCACGATCGCACGCAAGATCTTCGGAATTCAGGGAGTGTCGCAATGGTTCGTGTCGTTGCCGCTGCAGGTGTCGGCGGTGTCCGAGTCCACCGGTCTTCTCCCGATCCTCGCGCCCGGCACGCTGCTGTGGATCGTCGGGGTCTCCTTCGAGGCGATCGGCGACGCCCAACTGCGAAAGTTCAAGGCCGACCCCGCGAACAAGGGCAAGATCATGGATCGCGGGCTGTGGGCGTGGACGCGACACCCGAACTATTTCGGCGACTCGAGTGTGTGGTGGGGTCTGTGGTTGATCGCGGCAAGTGCCTGGCCGGGGGTGCTCACCATCCTCTCCCCGGTGGCCATGACCTATTTCCTGGTGTACGCCACGGGTGCACGACTTCTGGAGAAGACCATGAGCCGTCGGCCCGGCTACCCCGAATACCAGCGCCGTACGTCATACTTCTTGCCGCGGCCGCCCCGGTCACGGCGGCACGCGGACACATGA
- a CDS encoding anti-sigma factor, producing the protein MSDHLDPEAAELLELAPVVGLNALSVDELHDIETRVAAAPEDFRELFAKQVRATREAMAAISAATATPPPPSLRDRVLAAARAEAGLDTPPTPDVAPSPGVPIIEKPAVEAPEAGEPPADLDTRRTGRSRRFTYLTAAAVAAIAVGALGWAIGLSNSDEPSAPAPVASPAEQVFSAKDLRSTSAPVATGSATVYLAQSADSAVLVMNSVPPPKPGTVYQMWLVGPGGTRSAGTMTDEDVEPVTTAVLSGINTADALAFTVEPPGGSAQPTSAPVAQLSLS; encoded by the coding sequence ATGTCTGATCACCTCGATCCCGAGGCTGCCGAATTGCTCGAACTCGCGCCGGTCGTCGGGCTCAACGCACTCTCCGTAGACGAGCTGCACGACATCGAGACGCGGGTTGCCGCTGCTCCGGAAGACTTTCGCGAGCTGTTCGCCAAGCAGGTCCGGGCCACGCGCGAGGCCATGGCGGCGATCAGCGCCGCCACCGCGACGCCTCCACCGCCGTCGCTGCGTGATCGGGTGCTCGCCGCGGCGCGCGCCGAGGCCGGCCTCGACACGCCGCCGACACCGGACGTCGCTCCGAGTCCCGGGGTCCCGATCATCGAGAAGCCTGCTGTCGAGGCACCCGAGGCGGGCGAACCGCCCGCTGATCTCGACACCCGACGCACCGGCCGTTCACGTCGCTTCACCTACCTGACCGCGGCGGCCGTCGCCGCGATCGCGGTCGGCGCACTCGGCTGGGCCATCGGACTGTCGAACTCCGACGAACCGAGCGCTCCCGCGCCCGTCGCCTCACCGGCCGAGCAGGTGTTCTCGGCCAAGGACCTGCGCTCCACGAGCGCGCCGGTCGCCACCGGGAGCGCCACCGTCTATCTGGCCCAGTCCGCCGACTCCGCTGTGCTGGTGATGAACTCGGTGCCGCCACCGAAGCCCGGCACCGTGTACCAGATGTGGCTCGTCGGACCCGGCGGCACACGTTCGGCCGGCACCATGACCGACGAGGACGTCGAACCCGTCACCACCGCGGTGCTGTCGGGCATCAACACGGCCGACGCCCTGGCGTTCACCGTCGAACCCCCCGGAGGATCGGCGCAACCGACCAGTGCTCCGGTCGCTCAGCTGTCGTTGAGCTGA
- a CDS encoding ATP-dependent DNA ligase, with the protein MRLIDVVQTSSDVARDRSRTRKTEVLAGLLATATDAELPIVVAWLSGEVPQGRLGVGWRSLSKLTSEPAAEPSLEVAEVDAAFGELASASGPGSTTRRADTLTAMFGAATEPEQKFLVALLTGELRQGALAGVMTDAIAKVTGEPLTAVRRAHMLTGSLPETAALARFGAEALAGIGLEVGRAVEPMLATPADTLDAALDLLGPDLVVDYKLDGARIQVHRKGSDISVYTRTLRDVTSNVPDLVEVIAGLPCDSVILDGETLMLGDDGRPRSFQDTMSRFGSGPTAAGEPERLLKPFFFDCLHLDGVDLIDRPLSERLAAIDSIAPQLRIPAVTRPTAEEARDHFDAAMADGHEGVMVKSLDGLYVAGRRGKAWQKVKPTHTFDLVVLGAEWGSGRRTGWLSNLHLGARDPETGELIMVGKTFKGLTDEILRWQTEEFPKHATHEDAHTVYLRPQIVVEIELDGAQRSSRYPGGVALRFARVVRYRPDKTPDQADSIEAIRALLK; encoded by the coding sequence GTGAGACTGATCGACGTGGTGCAGACATCCTCGGACGTCGCACGCGATCGTTCACGCACCCGCAAGACCGAGGTGTTGGCCGGTTTGCTGGCCACGGCCACCGACGCGGAGCTGCCGATCGTGGTCGCCTGGTTGTCGGGTGAGGTCCCGCAGGGCAGGCTCGGCGTCGGCTGGCGATCCCTGTCGAAGCTGACGTCCGAACCGGCGGCGGAGCCGTCACTCGAGGTCGCCGAGGTCGACGCCGCGTTCGGGGAGCTCGCTTCGGCGAGCGGACCGGGTTCGACGACCCGTCGCGCCGACACCCTCACCGCGATGTTCGGTGCCGCCACCGAACCCGAGCAGAAGTTCCTCGTCGCCCTGCTCACCGGCGAACTGCGCCAGGGTGCGCTGGCCGGGGTCATGACGGACGCGATCGCGAAGGTCACCGGTGAACCCCTCACCGCGGTGCGTCGGGCGCACATGCTCACGGGATCCCTCCCGGAGACGGCCGCCCTCGCACGCTTCGGCGCCGAGGCGCTGGCCGGCATCGGACTCGAGGTGGGCCGCGCCGTGGAGCCGATGCTCGCGACGCCGGCCGACACCCTCGACGCCGCCCTGGACCTCCTCGGACCCGACCTCGTCGTCGACTACAAACTCGACGGCGCGCGAATCCAGGTACACCGCAAGGGCTCCGACATCTCGGTCTACACGCGCACACTCCGTGACGTCACAAGCAACGTGCCCGACCTCGTCGAGGTGATCGCCGGGCTGCCGTGCGACTCGGTGATCCTCGACGGCGAGACCCTCATGCTCGGTGACGACGGACGGCCGAGGTCGTTCCAGGACACGATGAGCCGGTTCGGATCGGGGCCCACCGCGGCCGGTGAGCCGGAACGTCTGCTCAAGCCGTTCTTCTTCGACTGCCTGCACCTCGACGGTGTCGACCTCATCGACCGTCCGCTCTCCGAACGTCTCGCCGCGATCGACTCGATCGCCCCGCAACTGCGGATTCCGGCGGTCACGCGACCGACCGCGGAGGAGGCCAGGGACCACTTCGACGCCGCGATGGCCGACGGCCACGAAGGTGTGATGGTCAAGTCCCTCGACGGCCTCTACGTGGCCGGCCGGCGCGGAAAGGCCTGGCAGAAGGTCAAACCCACGCACACCTTCGACCTCGTGGTACTCGGCGCCGAGTGGGGGTCCGGCCGCCGGACCGGCTGGTTGTCGAATCTGCATCTGGGGGCTCGTGATCCGGAGACCGGCGAGCTCATCATGGTGGGCAAGACGTTCAAGGGCCTCACCGACGAGATCCTTCGATGGCAGACCGAGGAGTTCCCGAAGCACGCCACGCATGAGGACGCGCACACGGTGTACCTGCGCCCGCAGATCGTCGTGGAGATCGAACTCGATGGTGCACAACGGAGTTCACGCTATCCCGGTGGAGTGGCGCTACGGTTCGCGCGGGTCGTGCGGTATCGCCCCGACAAGACTCCGGACCAGGCCGACAGCATCGAGGCAATCCGGGCTTTGTTGAAGTGA